TTGGTTCCATAATCTTGATTTCATTGTTCTTGACTGGGGAAATGGTGCTCGGAATCAAAGGACTTATGTTAGCATCTGCAGTGTCTAACGCTGGAGTGGAGCCACTTGAAATACTCTCCTGTTTATGAACTTGTCCTTCCCTATCCTCCGTCCGCAGCTCCGTCCACGCCTCCACCTTGTCCTGGCATGTTACAGGCACGAAGATTTCTAGCTTTGATGTTTAGACACTTAATTTTCTCTAACAGTGCCACATTCTTCTTGATGACAGGTTGCTTCTCAAGTGCATCTGAATGGTTACCTTTGACCTTTCCAAGTATGTGATGAGGTAGACACTTTATTTTCTCTAACAGAGCCACATCCTTCTTGATGACAGGTTGCTTCTCAAGTGCATCTGAATGGTTATCTTTGACCTTTTCAAGTATGAGATGAGGTAAACTTTTGACAAAAGTATCAGCAAGCACATGAGCATAACAGGAATCATTGTTTTCTGGGTGATAAACCCCATGTGGACCATGCCTTTCTTCTCCCCCCTGGTTCAGAACAGATTGACCATCATGAGTAAATGGTTCAACAGGGAAGCTGACAGTCTTGTCTGCAGGCTTGCACGGACCATATGATACCACTCCTCCAAGACGAATTCCATTCCTGTCAGGAGGGTGATCAGGAGGAGGATGCCAGTAATCAATACATGGAGGAGGCATACATATATCAGGAGTTTGTGTAGCATGTAGTTGAGCCTGTTCTGGTTCCCAAGAGAAATTTGCAGTAGAAACAGGATCACCTCCTGACAAAACAAATATATCTCATCATATGGAAAGGAAAGTAAAACTGTATGAAAGAAAATTCTATGATAACCTAAGTTATGAAATATAAAAAGAATGGGTGAGAATCAGTGAACAAGGTGTGTACCAGTTAACGGGATCTTTCTTCGTTCATCTCGTGCCATGATAACAACAGAGCTAAAAGATGGTCGCCCTTGAAAACAATGGCCTGCAAATGAGAAGGCACTAAGTGTAAAGAACATATGTTGTAGGTTTATTAAATAAACTATATGGAACTGACAAAGCATTTAGCACCACTAACATAAATTTATCAAGAGTACAGTTTATTGTTGGGCAAAATTATGGTTTTAGATATGTAACTGCATAAACAACTATGAACAGACTTTAGGCAAGATAATCTGGTGGTACATGTAGACACCTTGTTGACCATTTGACTGAGAGTTCTTGGAATCAAGTACTGGGAAATCATCTGCACATATGGTAAACCCCTTTCTGTGTGATGTAGGCCTCTGCATTGgcaaaatatattattggattatacATGACTTCTATATGTGTTCAGTTAGCTgataacatgaataccatatggAATGCATACCTTTTTGGCAATAGTCCTTAATGGGGCGCTTTCAGAACATCCAAGAAAGAAATTTGAGAATGTGCAGATTTCCAGGTTCCTGATCTTAACTTTGTGCTTTAAGGACGGCTTATCGCAGTTACAGAATCATGTGAAGTTAGACCACAAGCAACAGGTGAGTTGAGCAAGTCACTTTCATCTGTCGACGTGCTTGAGCTTCCTGGAGAAGAAGGGCGGTCATTGATGTTCACAAATGACCCAGAACCTTCACCCTTCTTGAGAGATAGGAGTGATGATGAACCCCATGCATTTGGTGCTGGAGGCATTGGCTTGTCGCCCCATGGGAGAGCACCCCTGCATCCGTTCCAACATCCATTCAGATAGCAAAATATCACCAAGAGGGTACAGGGAAACAGTAAAAATTTGTCTAGATCAGAAAAAACAAACAAGGGATCCTCATGACTGCATATTATCAAGACCACTTTAACACTGAATCAATACTATTCATGCATCAAAGCTAACATAGTTACTTGACAAAATTGTTTATTCTAGTATTTACTCAGACGAGACAATACACACAAGGGATCCCCATGACCGCTTAAAGACTACCATTTTGACACTGAATCAACACTGTTTATGCATTTAAGCCAGCATAGTTACTTGACAAAATCAGGACCGTTATTTCAATCATCAAGGGACAAAAAATACGAAAACATGCATATGATTGACCCAACTTCCTTCCTCTATTTTACTTAACAGTAGTGCAAATCTAACtgtgcctccatccatcaactaTAAAAATCATTGTCAAGCTATACAAACACATAAGCATTGGAAAGGGAACAACCGACCCTGGAATGAAACCCCAGTGGGTGATAGTGATAAACACAATTTAAAAACCCCAATTCAACTAAGAATGGCATCTCCAGATGATGATTTACGCCGGGGTAAAGAAATAACACCTATGGGTTGGCAAGTTAGTGGGCTTCGGGGCCGCCTCATCAACCCCCGCCGCCGGCGCCCTCCCCGGAGCCGCAGCGGCAGCAGCAAACCCCCACCTGCAgcgataaaccctaaacccttgTAGTCGGGGAGCACCAACTGAACCCAATGGAAACGCAAAGAGATAGAAATGGGAGGAAGAATAAGGAGGCGAAGCGGATGGGACCTCTTGTCGGCGGCGAGTGCCCGCGCCGGTGCCGCGGCCATGTCTTCGCCGCTCCTGCGGGATTCGGAGCCGCGGGCGGAGAGGAACCTGGGACGGGACGGGCACCGGTGGCGGCGAGTGGAACGCGATGGGTAGTGGGGTGCTGgagacggaggcggcggcggcaggttATCGTGGGGGTCGGCCGCGGCAGGGAGAGGCGGAAACACCAGacgaccaaaaaaaaaaaaaagagttccaGCAGTGGAGTGGAGCAGCGGAGAGGGGGTGTCTATGACAAGGTGGGCCCCACTGAGAGGCCGGAGACGAATTGGAGATCGCATGAGATCGGGACACCTTGTCAGTGACGGAGAGCGGGCGTGTATGACAAGTGAGCCCCACTGAATGGTTGGAGACGAATGGGAGAACGCTGGAGACCCGGACATACTGTCAGTGACTTTAGAACGAGCCACACGACCGCTGCAGAAAATCCTTCCGATTTTGTGCAAAAATCGTCTGTTGCTTTGAACTCATATTTCCGAAAAAAAAATTCAACTCCCAAAAATTTGAATTTACCTCGcgtatgcaaaaaaaaaaaggtctaACAAACAGAACTTATATAATAAAAAACATTAGGGGCTTGCTTGGCTTGTGGTAAAATTTTGCCATGCTAAAGATTTAGCAAGTAAAATTTGGACAATAAAATTTGCCATAGATTTAACAAGACAAATATGAGAGGTGGTCAAGTTTTGTTAGCAAACCAAAAATCAATCAAGCAGGTTCTAGAACATGAAGCGACAATTCAATTGACCGAGAAACAATAAATTTtgaaagaaattttttaaaaaatgtaCGCATGCTTGCCATTAATTTTTGAACTACAAAAATCTGTATTGACCTCGTGTTTCGCTGAAAACCTGTTAAACAGACTGAATTTAGATGGTATAACAAACATAAATTAGAATGCAGACCATTGAGTGCAGTTCTACGCAAAATCCGTTGAAACGACAGAATATtaggcaaaacaaaaaaaaaatcaaagaaacacaAATtgtaaaacagaaaaaaaaaaagcacAACAAAACGGAGTTGCAATTGACCACATCTCCTTTTCACGTATTCAGCACAAGAACACACAAGATCCATACGTCAATTCACCACGAGATCATCAGCGATTGTGGAAAACTGATTTGAGTCATATAAAATACTACCCGGAAACTCGTTTCTCCTATTGTACACCAGATTAAATAGGGAGAAAAGGGGCAGTGCACTAGATATCGTTCGACTCATTAATCATTATACATCAGGAGCGGCCTGCTGAACTGCTGCGCCTGGGAACGTTTCGCCTGCAGGAAAACTGGGGAATGCAGCGTCAGTCCCTTGGAAAGGTTGGCCAGCCGGTGTGCCGCCAAAGCTGTTGTCATTCCCACCACATATCAACGGTGCAGCAGCAGCTGGCTGGACTAGGCCACCTGGAGACATTGGCGACATTGTAGATGTATCGGCCAGTGATTGTTCAGGTGCGAGAGCAGGAAcaggtggtggtgctggtccaGGTACAGGGACAGGCGCAGGTCCGGCTGCTCCAGTTGCAGGAGGCAGCACATCGAAACCAGTTCTTGCTCGGGGCCTGCGCTCCGGTGCTGCCCCATGGTCACGGCTCCTGCTCCTGCTGCGActccggctgctgctgcggctccGACTATGGCTCCAGCTCCCGCTGCGGCTTCTACTGCGTGACCAGCTCCTGCTCCGACTCCTACTTCTGCTAATGCTCCTGCTATCAGTTCTTCTGTCATAGCCCCGTGACCGGCCTCTATCTGGGCTGCGGCTGTAGCTCCGATCCCTGCCCTTGTCTCCATATCCACGACGGTTATCATATCGTCCACGTCCATCTGAGACAAACCAGTCATGTGGGCCTCGGTCAGAACGTCCCCTCCCGCCAAATCCACGTCCCCTGCCACCACGCCCACCAGAAAAATCTCCCCTACCTCGCCCACCAAAACCGGGAGAATCACCCCTGCCACGCCCACCAAAACCGGAAAAATCACCCCTGCCACGCCCACCAAAACCAGAAGAATCACGCCTGCCACCACGTCCACCAAAGCCCCCAGGGCTTGCTCCGCCTCGACTGCCAAAACCACCAGATCCACGCTCCCCTCTACCACCAAAACCACCTGACCCAGGGCCATCTCGTCCACCAAAGCCACCTGGGCCCTTTCTGCCACCAAAGCCACCTGGGCCCTCCCGTTCTCGGCCACCAAAGCCACCAGGGCTCTCATGGCCACTGAAGCCACCAGGGCCTTCCCGGCCACCGAAGCCACCAGGGCCAGCCCGGCCACCCAAGCCATCAGGGCCTTCCGGGCCACCAAACATGGCTGGGCTTTCTCGAACACCAAATCCACCTGGGCCCTCACGACCACCAAAACCTCCAGGACCCTCCCTAACACCACCATAACCAACAGGGCCACCAGGACCAGGTTCAAAACGACGACCACCAGGCCCGTCCCAGCGACTCATCCCAGCAGCCTGGTTTCTTGGACCTCCAGAAGCACTGCGTGCAGCCATGTCTTGCAGCTGTGGAGGGACATGCTGGTTGGCACCTTGCAAGAGTTTCACCAAATCGCCAGCATATTTCCAATCTTGTTCAGAGAGAAAAGTGTACGAGACACCAGTAGCGCCAGCTCTTCCTGTACGCCCTATGCGATGCACATAGTCCTCTATCCCAGTTGGAAAGTCATAATTGATTACCACTCTGGAGAAAACACATGGTGCAGTACAAATGAGCAACAGAAATTTGTCAGTGTTCAGTTAGGTAATATTAGACATTGAAATAATTTAAGGATTTAATATCTCACAATCAAATAAGCCTCACCTGATATCTTTGATATCAAGTCCACGAGCAGCAACATCTGTGGCTACTAATATTGGAGCCCTGCCAGTTCGAAACTGATTGAGAACATTCTCTCTTTCGGCCTGCGATTTATCACCATGAATGCTTACAGCATTAAAATTGCGACCAATACCACGAGCAAGCTGGTCACACATCTTCTTAGTCGAGCAAAATATGATGATTTTTGAGCCCCTTTCTTGATCTCTAAGAATCTGCTCTAGGCGTCGCTGCTTGTCCATAGGCGGAACCACCTCTACATACTGCAAACAAACAGGAGCCTTAGAAATGGATCATCCTAGAAACGAACACATAATATATTACAGATAAAGGCTGACACCTAGAAATTAGGTGCCAAAGAATGCTTTTTCAAACTACTTAACAATAATAGAAATTCTGACACCAGTCAGCAATGGCACTTCAAGGACTCTGCATCCTAAAGAAAGGCAAAGCATAAAGTATGAATAGAAACAATCGTAATTTCACTAGAATACCTGAGTgatggatttgttggcaacaagTTCATCGATGCTGCCAATGTTGACCTGGACAGGATCTCTTAGTAAATCCCCAGCTATTTTTGTAACCTCCTTTGGCCAAGTGGCAGTGTACATTAGAGTCTGTCTAGTATTAGGAATCTCATCCACAATCTTCCGTATTTGTGGCTCAAACCCCATGTCAAGCATACGGTCTGCTTCATCAAGCACAAGTAATGAAACCTGATGGAGGCTAATCTTCTTCATCTCCAGAACATCATTAAGACGTCCTGGTGTTGCTACCACAATATCTGCTCCACGCTCAAGTTCTCTTAGCTGAGGGCCCTTTGAAGCTCCACCATATAGGCACTGAAAAAGAACATATCAACGATGGTTTCAATGTCTGAAATGTGACATGTCATTAGTAAACATAGTACCAGAAATAATGCACATATTCTACAAGGAACTTAGGTACAGAAATCTTGAATGATTGATGCACAGCAATATTGTTCAGAACCACACGAGTTCATTTTCTAAGATAACTACAATAAAAAACACACTAGGTCTAGGTAGGTGCTCAAGCTAGCCTAGTGCCCGGATAGCCGCCTCAGCCGCATCGACGTTTCTAAAGGTAAAGCTATCATAAACTTTTTGAAGAACAATACTTGAGTCTATGACTCTATGTTTTAAAGTCAATAGAGCACATTATTAACATTTGATATCCAATACTTAATTACTATGCATTGTCTTACAAAACAGAAAATGTGCACATAGTTTCAGGACTACAATTGGTTGTGATCAATGCTTTATTATTCTATATGCAAGAAAAGATAAGGCCATAATAAAAGATATCAGGACAGAACTTACTGTGCAGGAAACTCTAGATGATTGACCAAACTTAACTACTTCGTCTTGTATTTGTGAAGCAAGCTCGCGAGTAGGGGCCAAAACCAATACCGTAGGGCCCAACATCGGATTATTGTGGCATCTCCTCAGATGTATAAAAGCAGGAATTAGGTACCCCAGTGTCTTTCCAGACCCTGTC
Above is a window of Miscanthus floridulus cultivar M001 unplaced genomic scaffold, ASM1932011v1 fs_106_3, whole genome shotgun sequence DNA encoding:
- the LOC136530316 gene encoding uncharacterized protein, which translates into the protein MARDERRKIPLTGGDPVSTANFSWEPEQAQLHATQTPDICMPPPCIDYWHPPPDHPPDRNGIRLGGVVSYGPCKPADKTVSFPVEPFTHDGQSVLNQGGEERHGPHGVYHPENNDSCYAHVLADTFVKSLPHLILEKVKDNHSDALEKQPVIKKDVALLEKIKCLPHHILGKVKGNHSDALEKQPVIKKNVALLEKIKCLNIKARNLRACNMPGQGGGVDGAADGG
- the LOC136530311 gene encoding DEAD-box ATP-dependent RNA helicase 40-like; the encoded protein is MAAQEAAAADSSGPRFAPDDPTLPAPWKALIDGATLYYWNPETNVTQYEKPAATAGVLPLPAGPPPPTPAQVPEPAPGAYSQPNVQFGQAGQAGHQERPGQAAYPPQAGQLGQQQHTQQPAQQQPFQQHVTAQHQASFQQVPYQQQQTHMPNQPHQYHSAHPQHMLYQHGPYMQPQQQQQAPPYSYQADQQPQMPQTAYNQAQQPPMPQPTYNQGQSQQPPMPQPSYNQGQVQQPLMPQTSYNQGQAQQPPMPQPSYNQGQQSMIPQSAYNQAQQPQILHGAYNQSQQPQGVRVSQSQGQHPQQSLSFHHPAQASQSLQVSQPQGLEMPSQQGKLQHGLPFTQYGKPSLSHGQQSPLLKDDDGGVHEGKRTGFSLPLSQQRGQAPLPNQQLPSSHQHPGALSSQPNIPGVGGPLYPAKHLPGGSSSAETNNMGFMNSPAQMHQGGADTNYQQKPVSGLAVPNHVGPSPIRPPMGFDRGNSDGHIERDDPHSYGRFDGTKVLQQQPNLAPLPTSQNPMGMHNGPPYPRPDNFGGYNMAPPHSVPNSHNLGPLPIGTSVRPPSSMFAPPDFPSVSSADAYRQHHEVTAMGENVPAPFMTFEATGFPPEILREIHAAGFSNPTPIQAQTWPVALQNRDIVAIAKTGSGKTLGYLIPAFIHLRRCHNNPMLGPTVLVLAPTRELASQIQDEVVKFGQSSRVSCTCLYGGASKGPQLRELERGADIVVATPGRLNDVLEMKKISLHQVSLLVLDEADRMLDMGFEPQIRKIVDEIPNTRQTLMYTATWPKEVTKIAGDLLRDPVQVNIGSIDELVANKSITQYVEVVPPMDKQRRLEQILRDQERGSKIIIFCSTKKMCDQLARGIGRNFNAVSIHGDKSQAERENVLNQFRTGRAPILVATDVAARGLDIKDIRVVINYDFPTGIEDYVHRIGRTGRAGATGVSYTFLSEQDWKYAGDLVKLLQGANQHVPPQLQDMAARSASGGPRNQAAGMSRWDGPGGRRFEPGPGGPVGYGGVREGPGGFGGREGPGGFGVRESPAMFGGPEGPDGLGGRAGPGGFGGREGPGGFSGHESPGGFGGREREGPGGFGGRKGPGGFGGRDGPGSGGFGGRGERGSGGFGSRGGASPGGFGGRGGRRDSSGFGGRGRGDFSGFGGRGRGDSPGFGGRGRGDFSGGRGGRGRGFGGRGRSDRGPHDWFVSDGRGRYDNRRGYGDKGRDRSYSRSPDRGRSRGYDRRTDSRSISRSRSRSRSWSRSRSRSGSWSHSRSRSSSRSRSRSRSRDHGAAPERRPRARTGFDVLPPATGAAGPAPVPVPGPAPPPVPALAPEQSLADTSTMSPMSPGGLVQPAAAAPLICGGNDNSFGGTPAGQPFQGTDAAFPSFPAGETFPGAAVQQAAPDV